A single genomic interval of Streptomyces graminofaciens harbors:
- a CDS encoding GAF domain-containing protein, with the protein MELQARMKQWLAKRGIQYLFLLFSAALGVAVAVVSVWADGATGSDKKDWAFIAGISAFGVVLITHFEKRLVEKGKERAEDRAIRAEADMTQLYSTRLRPLSDTLKELTELYATAAPLPSSVPSQTASDLRQRRKEILDQVLAGAVTLTAPPVGPSFIPRARCSFYLYDATTGGFTLEGTFPGYRTPRTTIDPTGAAHMKNEILGGGGKTFRIDGIQVDHSYLVPAGTGYKAVIAVPVIHGTKEIGILSVDAPSYSDFIDHHVPLMESLANILAASYALG; encoded by the coding sequence GTGGAGTTGCAGGCACGAATGAAGCAATGGTTGGCCAAGCGAGGCATTCAGTATCTTTTCCTCCTTTTCTCCGCAGCCCTCGGTGTGGCCGTTGCCGTCGTCTCCGTGTGGGCGGATGGGGCCACAGGAAGCGACAAGAAGGATTGGGCTTTCATAGCCGGCATCTCCGCCTTCGGCGTCGTCCTCATCACGCACTTCGAGAAACGCCTGGTGGAGAAGGGCAAGGAGCGGGCCGAGGATCGCGCCATCCGGGCAGAGGCGGACATGACTCAGCTGTACTCCACAAGGCTTCGCCCACTGAGCGACACGCTCAAAGAGCTGACCGAGCTCTACGCGACCGCAGCCCCGCTGCCTTCCTCCGTACCTTCCCAGACAGCCTCCGACCTCCGGCAGAGGCGTAAGGAAATCCTTGATCAGGTCCTGGCCGGGGCAGTCACCCTCACCGCTCCGCCGGTGGGCCCGAGCTTCATCCCTCGGGCCCGGTGCAGCTTCTATCTGTATGACGCCACGACGGGTGGTTTCACACTGGAGGGCACGTTTCCCGGGTACCGGACTCCTCGGACGACCATCGACCCTACCGGCGCGGCGCACATGAAGAACGAAATCCTGGGCGGAGGCGGCAAGACCTTCCGGATCGACGGCATCCAGGTGGACCACTCCTACTTGGTCCCCGCAGGTACGGGATACAAGGCGGTCATCGCCGTTCCCGTCATCCATGGGACCAAGGAGATAGGCATACTCTCGGTCGACGCACCCAGCTACTCGGACTTCATCGATCACCACGTCCCACTCATGGAGTCGCTGGCCAACATTCTCGCGGCGTCCTACGCGCTGGGGTAG
- a CDS encoding acyltransferase family protein → MTASVSDLAAATPSTRDRYVDLLRVASLGTVVLGHWLMAAVTTGGDGKVEVGNLLAVEPGLQILTWALQIMPVFFFVGGFSHALSYRSLSRKSGDGHALYPAFLRARLQRLLRPTMVFIGVWGAAALLLQLLGAGGGLLDVALRLVAQPLWFIGIYLAMVAFTPPLLRLHERYGWGAFGGLVAAAAAVDLLRFALDVPFVEFLNFAFVWLAIHQLGFLRADGRLTRPYLLAGAGLAGAALLVAYGPYPLSMVGMPGEKVSNMAPPTFALLCHGMWLVGAVEWVRGPVARWLERPKVWRAVVAANGVSMTAFLWHLSAMLGVYGVLLAFDIPLPVPASAGWWVQLPLRIVCAAVLTAVLVAAFRGFERPAAHRRPASSAAHSGPAAALGVTLCLFGVLGLSMVGFGGLLEGRTALLIAVRVTAPAAVAMTLVGWLLVERAGRAGRSRV, encoded by the coding sequence ATGACCGCAAGCGTGAGCGACCTCGCCGCCGCCACCCCGTCCACCCGTGACCGGTATGTCGACCTGCTCCGGGTCGCCTCCCTCGGCACCGTCGTCCTCGGCCACTGGCTGATGGCCGCCGTGACGACCGGCGGTGACGGAAAGGTCGAGGTGGGCAATCTCCTCGCCGTCGAGCCGGGGTTGCAGATCCTCACCTGGGCGCTGCAGATCATGCCGGTGTTCTTCTTCGTCGGCGGTTTCTCGCACGCCCTGTCGTATCGGTCGCTCAGCCGGAAGTCCGGCGACGGCCACGCCCTCTACCCGGCCTTCCTCCGCGCCCGGCTCCAGCGGCTGCTGCGGCCCACCATGGTGTTCATCGGGGTGTGGGGTGCCGCCGCACTGCTGCTGCAACTCCTCGGCGCGGGCGGCGGGTTGCTCGACGTGGCGCTGCGGCTCGTGGCGCAGCCGCTGTGGTTCATCGGGATCTATCTCGCGATGGTCGCCTTCACTCCGCCGCTGCTCAGGCTGCACGAAAGGTACGGGTGGGGCGCGTTCGGCGGGCTCGTCGCGGCGGCCGCCGCCGTCGATCTCCTCCGCTTCGCGCTCGATGTGCCCTTCGTGGAGTTCCTCAACTTCGCCTTCGTCTGGCTCGCGATCCATCAGCTCGGGTTCCTGCGTGCCGACGGGCGGTTGACCCGGCCGTACCTCCTCGCGGGGGCCGGGCTCGCGGGGGCCGCGCTGCTGGTGGCGTACGGGCCGTATCCGCTGTCGATGGTCGGGATGCCCGGCGAGAAGGTGTCGAACATGGCGCCGCCGACCTTCGCGCTGCTGTGCCACGGGATGTGGCTGGTCGGCGCGGTGGAGTGGGTGCGCGGGCCGGTCGCGCGATGGCTGGAGCGGCCCAAGGTGTGGCGGGCGGTCGTGGCGGCCAACGGTGTCTCGATGACGGCGTTTCTATGGCATCTTTCGGCCATGCTCGGGGTGTACGGCGTGCTGCTCGCCTTCGACATCCCGCTGCCGGTGCCCGCGTCGGCGGGCTGGTGGGTCCAACTGCCGCTGCGGATCGTGTGCGCGGCCGTGCTCACCGCCGTACTCGTGGCCGCCTTCCGGGGGTTCGAACGGCCTGCCGCGCATCGGCGTCCGGCCAGTTCAGCGGCGCATTCGGGGCCTGCAGCCGCTCTCGGTGTCACCCTCTGCCTGTTCGGTGTGCTCGGGCTGTCGATGGTCGGTTTCGGCGGGCTGCTGGAGGGGCGTACGGCTCTGCTGATCGCCGTGCGGGTGACCGCGCCGGCGGCCGTGGCGATGACGCTCGTGGGGTGGCTGCTGGTCGAACGGGCCGGGCGCGCGGGGCGGTCGAGGGTGTGA
- a CDS encoding GH25 family lysozyme: protein MRRRTLRQGLALTGTLALMLLGTATADAAGSDAAAVAGVAVCGHSASQPALVQGSTGPAVREAQCQFNLATKPGKYTPGQVDGSFGQATGRRVVDFQRCAGLPVDGIMGVQTWAALNRRAAHPEPCVSEGVAETPNASVCGHSSARPTLRRGANGVDVKEAQCRLNLAMEPGHYPPLQIDGDFGGGTENRVVEFQLCANLTADGIIGPNTWAKLVDWSSRNTYCEPPRPAGYAIDGVDTAKYQHPGGAPIDWNSLRDAGVEFATVKATRGLNVTDEYLASDLDGARAAGLAVAPYHFYTGTAPDTGAAQADRFIEAVRATGYTGQRPGDLPPVFDLERTDDGTASCPPYATVGDVTAWLDKVEAAFGRKPIIYTQKSFLDACMGSTPALAAYPLQLADYRTSITAPPLPNGSSTWLMWQYTASALFDGIKAPVTADVFNGTQEDLDRLANR, encoded by the coding sequence ATGAGACGCAGGACACTACGACAGGGACTCGCCCTCACCGGCACGCTGGCTCTGATGCTGCTGGGCACGGCGACGGCCGACGCGGCCGGGAGCGACGCCGCGGCCGTGGCCGGGGTCGCCGTCTGCGGCCACAGCGCCTCGCAGCCGGCGCTGGTGCAGGGATCCACCGGCCCGGCGGTGCGTGAGGCCCAGTGTCAGTTCAACCTGGCGACCAAGCCGGGCAAGTACACACCGGGCCAGGTGGACGGCTCCTTCGGGCAGGCCACCGGGAGACGGGTCGTGGACTTCCAGCGGTGTGCGGGGCTCCCCGTCGACGGGATCATGGGTGTGCAGACCTGGGCCGCCCTGAACCGCCGGGCGGCCCACCCCGAGCCCTGTGTGTCCGAGGGGGTCGCGGAGACCCCGAACGCGTCGGTGTGCGGGCACTCCAGCGCGCGTCCGACCCTGCGCCGGGGCGCGAACGGCGTCGACGTCAAGGAGGCGCAGTGCCGCCTGAACCTGGCGATGGAGCCCGGGCACTACCCGCCGCTGCAGATCGACGGTGACTTCGGCGGCGGCACCGAGAACCGGGTCGTCGAGTTCCAGCTGTGCGCCAACCTGACCGCGGACGGCATCATCGGGCCCAACACGTGGGCGAAACTCGTCGACTGGTCGAGCCGGAACACGTACTGCGAGCCGCCCCGCCCGGCGGGCTACGCCATCGACGGCGTGGACACCGCCAAGTACCAGCACCCCGGCGGCGCCCCGATCGACTGGAACTCCCTGCGCGACGCCGGCGTCGAGTTCGCGACCGTCAAGGCCACCCGTGGCCTGAATGTCACCGACGAGTACCTCGCGAGCGACCTGGACGGCGCCAGGGCGGCGGGCCTCGCCGTCGCGCCGTACCACTTCTACACCGGCACGGCCCCGGACACGGGTGCCGCCCAGGCCGACCGGTTCATCGAGGCCGTGCGCGCGACCGGTTACACCGGGCAGCGCCCCGGTGATCTGCCGCCGGTCTTCGACCTGGAGCGCACGGACGACGGCACCGCCAGTTGTCCGCCCTACGCCACGGTCGGCGATGTGACGGCCTGGCTGGACAAGGTGGAGGCGGCGTTCGGCCGGAAACCGATCATCTACACCCAGAAGTCGTTCCTGGACGCCTGCATGGGGTCGACCCCCGCGTTGGCCGCGTATCCGCTCCAGTTGGCCGATTACCGTACGTCGATCACCGCGCCCCCGCTGCCGAACGGCTCGAGCACCTGGCTGATGTGGCAGTACACCGCCTCCGCGCTCTTCGACGGCATCAAGGCCCCGGTCACCGCGGACGTCTTCAACGGCACCCAGGAGGACCTCGACCGGCTGGCCAACCGATAG
- the rsmI gene encoding 16S rRNA (cytidine(1402)-2'-O)-methyltransferase — protein MTGTLVLAGTPIGDVADAPPRLTQELAAADVIAAEDTRRLRRLTQALGVQPGGRVVSYFEGNEAARTPELVEALVEGARVLLVTDAGMPSVSDPGYRLVAAAVEKDIRVTAVPGPSAVLTALALSGLPVDRFCFEGFLPRKAGERLSRLREVSDERRTLVYFEAPHRLDDTLAAMAEVFGRERRAAVCRELTKTYEEVKRGALAELAEWAAEGVRGEITVVVEGAPERGPQELDAEELVRRVRVREEAGERRKEAIAAVAVEAGVPKRQVFDAVVASKHSAS, from the coding sequence GTGACAGGAACCCTTGTGTTGGCAGGCACCCCCATCGGCGACGTCGCGGACGCCCCGCCCCGGCTCACGCAGGAGCTGGCGGCCGCGGACGTGATCGCCGCCGAGGACACCCGGCGGCTGCGCCGGCTCACCCAGGCGCTGGGCGTCCAGCCGGGCGGGCGGGTGGTGTCGTACTTCGAGGGCAACGAGGCGGCGCGTACGCCGGAGCTGGTCGAGGCGCTGGTGGAGGGGGCGCGGGTGCTGCTGGTGACCGACGCCGGGATGCCGTCGGTGTCCGACCCCGGGTACCGGCTGGTGGCCGCGGCCGTGGAGAAGGACATCCGGGTCACGGCGGTTCCCGGACCCTCTGCCGTGCTGACGGCTCTGGCTCTGTCCGGGCTGCCCGTCGACCGGTTCTGTTTCGAGGGGTTCCTGCCGCGCAAGGCGGGGGAGCGGCTGTCGCGGCTGCGGGAGGTCTCCGACGAGCGGCGGACTCTTGTGTACTTCGAGGCTCCGCATCGGCTCGACGACACGCTCGCGGCGATGGCAGAGGTCTTCGGCCGTGAGCGGCGGGCCGCGGTGTGCCGGGAGCTGACCAAGACCTATGAGGAGGTCAAGCGGGGGGCTCTCGCGGAGTTGGCCGAGTGGGCCGCTGAGGGCGTGCGGGGCGAGATCACCGTCGTCGTGGAGGGCGCCCCCGAGCGGGGTCCTCAGGAACTCGACGCGGAGGAGTTGGTGCGGCGGGTTCGGGTGCGGGAGGAAGCGGGGGAGCGGCGTAAAGAGGCGATTGCTGCGGTGGCTGTTGAGGCGGGGGTGCCGAAGAGGCAAGTTTTTGATGCTGTGGTCGCTTCTAAACACTCTGCGTCGTAG
- the rsmA gene encoding 16S rRNA (adenine(1518)-N(6)/adenine(1519)-N(6))-dimethyltransferase RsmA has product MSSPSPSPSPSPSPSPSPSPSSDALLGPADVRELAAALGVRPTKQRGQNFVIDANTVRRIVRTADVRPDDVVVEVGPGLGSLTLALLEVADRVTAVEIDDTLAAALPATIGARMPDRADRFALVHSDAMHITELPGPAPTALVANLPYNVAVPVLLHMLDHFPSIERTLVMVQAEVADRLAAGPGSKVYGVPSVKANWYAEVKRAGAIGRTVFWPAPNVDSGLVSLVRRTEPVKTTATRAEVFAVVDAAFAQRRKTLRAALAGWAGSAAAAEAALVAAGVSPQARGEALTVEEFAAIAEAVPSRGTSPEPPKEPTRS; this is encoded by the coding sequence GTGAGCAGCCCCTCCCCAAGCCCCTCCCCAAGCCCCTCCCCAAGCCCCTCCCCAAGCCCCTCCTCCGACGCCCTTCTGGGGCCCGCCGACGTCCGTGAACTCGCGGCAGCGCTCGGCGTGCGCCCCACCAAGCAGCGTGGCCAGAACTTCGTCATCGACGCGAACACGGTCAGGCGGATCGTACGGACCGCCGACGTTCGCCCGGACGACGTGGTCGTCGAGGTCGGCCCGGGGCTCGGCTCCCTCACCCTCGCCCTGCTGGAGGTGGCGGACAGGGTCACCGCCGTGGAGATCGACGACACCCTCGCCGCCGCCCTCCCGGCCACCATCGGCGCCCGTATGCCCGACCGCGCCGACCGCTTCGCCCTCGTGCACTCCGACGCCATGCACATCACGGAACTCCCCGGCCCGGCCCCGACCGCCCTCGTCGCCAACCTCCCGTACAACGTCGCCGTCCCCGTCCTCCTCCACATGCTCGACCACTTCCCGAGCATCGAGCGCACGCTGGTGATGGTCCAGGCGGAGGTCGCCGACCGGCTCGCCGCCGGACCCGGTTCGAAGGTGTACGGCGTGCCGTCGGTCAAGGCGAACTGGTACGCCGAGGTCAAGCGCGCCGGCGCCATCGGCCGCACCGTCTTCTGGCCCGCGCCCAACGTCGACAGCGGGCTCGTCTCGCTCGTGCGCCGTACCGAGCCGGTCAAGACCACCGCCACCAGGGCCGAGGTCTTCGCCGTCGTCGACGCCGCCTTCGCCCAGCGGCGCAAGACCCTGCGCGCCGCCCTCGCCGGGTGGGCGGGATCGGCGGCCGCCGCCGAGGCCGCCCTCGTCGCCGCGGGCGTCTCCCCGCAGGCCCGCGGCGAGGCCCTCACCGTCGAGGAGTTCGCCGCCATCGCCGAGGCGGTACCTTCTCGGGGGACATCCCCCGAACCCCCGAAGGAGCCCACCCGCTCGTGA
- a CDS encoding TatD family hydrolase, with the protein MPSNDQSGKSATDKNAAPPPPEPLRVPVADSHTHLDMQSGTVAEGLAKAASVGVATVVQVGCDLKGSRWAAETAAAYDAVHATVALHPNEAPRIVHGDPDGWSRQGAREPGGDAALDEALAEIDRLAALPQVKGVGETGLDYFRTGPEGKAAQERSFRAHIEIAKRHGKALVIHDRDAHEDVLRVLEEEGAPERTVFHCYSGDAEMAKVCAANGYFMSFAGNVTFKNAQHLRDALAVAPLELVLVETDAPFLTPAPYRGRPNAPYLIPVTVRAMAAVRGLDEDALATAIAANTARAFDY; encoded by the coding sequence ATGCCTTCGAACGACCAGAGCGGTAAGAGCGCCACCGACAAGAACGCCGCGCCCCCGCCGCCCGAACCCCTCCGCGTGCCCGTCGCCGACTCGCACACCCACCTCGACATGCAGTCCGGCACGGTGGCGGAGGGGCTCGCCAAAGCGGCCTCCGTCGGGGTGGCGACGGTTGTGCAGGTCGGCTGCGACCTCAAGGGCTCCCGGTGGGCCGCCGAGACGGCCGCCGCGTACGACGCCGTCCACGCGACCGTCGCGCTGCACCCCAACGAGGCCCCGCGCATCGTGCACGGCGACCCGGACGGCTGGTCCCGGCAGGGCGCGCGCGAGCCGGGCGGCGACGCCGCGCTGGACGAGGCCCTCGCCGAGATCGACCGGCTGGCCGCGCTGCCGCAGGTCAAGGGCGTCGGCGAGACCGGGCTCGACTACTTCCGTACGGGGCCCGAGGGCAAGGCCGCCCAGGAGCGGTCCTTCCGCGCGCACATCGAGATCGCCAAGCGGCACGGCAAGGCGCTGGTCATCCACGACCGTGACGCCCACGAGGACGTGCTGAGGGTGCTGGAGGAGGAGGGCGCCCCCGAGCGGACGGTCTTCCACTGCTACTCCGGGGACGCGGAGATGGCCAAGGTGTGCGCGGCGAACGGGTACTTCATGTCCTTCGCCGGCAACGTCACCTTCAAGAACGCCCAGCATCTGCGGGACGCGCTCGCCGTGGCCCCGCTCGAACTCGTGCTCGTCGAGACCGACGCGCCGTTCCTGACGCCGGCGCCGTACCGCGGACGGCCCAACGCCCCCTATCTCATTCCGGTCACGGTCCGCGCGATGGCGGCCGTACGGGGCCTCGACGAAGACGCGCTGGCGACGGCGATCGCGGCGAACACGGCGAGGGCGTTCGATTACTGA
- a CDS encoding resuscitation-promoting factor, with amino-acid sequence MSNVQSSQYEAFGPDVQQVYGGEEPHRSPHSAETLPYGVTTGASRGHEGTYEDTYRPAYESAVLPEQNGRGGGRRAAGRRRRAAAERPTALRRLVPQALVVAFLAGGTSAFVAKDKAIELIVDGRPRTLHTFADDVSELLADEGVAFGAHDVVAPAPGTALASGDEVAVRYGRPVYLTLDGHRRQVWTTAGTVDGALHQLGVRAEGAYVSTSRSRRIGRDGLELDVRTERTVTVMADGRARTIRTNAATVGEAVEQAGVTLRGQDTTSVDRAGFPRDGQTVTVLRVVGSREVLEEPIPFEVRREDDPSLFKGTEVVEQAGRNGVRRITYALRTVNGVKQKPRRIRTEVVREPREQVVKVGTKAMPTSVAGADGLNWSGLAACESGGRANATDPSGTYGGLYQFDTQTWQSLGGRGRPQDAPAAEQTFRAKKLYAQRGASPWPHCGRRLHD; translated from the coding sequence GTGAGCAACGTGCAGTCTTCGCAGTACGAGGCTTTTGGCCCCGATGTGCAGCAGGTCTACGGCGGGGAGGAACCGCACAGGAGTCCGCACAGCGCCGAGACGCTGCCCTACGGGGTGACGACCGGGGCGTCCAGAGGCCACGAGGGCACGTACGAGGACACGTACCGGCCCGCCTACGAGAGCGCCGTCCTCCCCGAGCAGAACGGCAGAGGTGGTGGCCGCCGGGCGGCCGGGCGGCGCAGACGGGCCGCCGCCGAGCGGCCCACCGCCCTGCGACGGCTGGTGCCGCAGGCCCTGGTCGTGGCGTTCCTCGCGGGCGGGACCTCCGCGTTCGTGGCGAAGGACAAGGCGATCGAGCTGATCGTCGACGGCAGGCCGCGCACGCTGCACACCTTCGCCGACGACGTGAGCGAACTCCTCGCCGACGAGGGCGTTGCCTTCGGCGCCCATGACGTCGTGGCACCCGCCCCCGGCACCGCCCTCGCCAGCGGCGACGAGGTCGCCGTCCGCTACGGCCGTCCCGTGTACCTCACCCTCGACGGCCATCGGCGCCAGGTGTGGACGACGGCCGGGACGGTGGACGGGGCGCTGCACCAGCTCGGGGTGCGTGCGGAGGGCGCGTATGTGTCGACCTCCCGCTCCCGGCGGATCGGGCGGGACGGGCTGGAGCTGGACGTCCGTACCGAGCGGACCGTCACGGTCATGGCGGACGGGCGGGCGCGGACGATCCGGACGAACGCGGCGACCGTGGGTGAGGCCGTGGAGCAGGCCGGGGTCACCCTGCGTGGGCAGGACACGACCTCCGTGGACCGGGCGGGCTTTCCCCGGGACGGGCAGACGGTGACCGTGCTGCGGGTGGTCGGATCGCGCGAGGTGCTGGAGGAGCCGATTCCGTTCGAGGTGCGGCGGGAGGACGATCCCTCGCTGTTCAAGGGCACGGAGGTCGTGGAGCAGGCCGGGCGGAACGGGGTGCGGAGGATCACGTACGCGCTGCGGACCGTCAACGGGGTGAAGCAGAAGCCGCGGCGCATCCGGACCGAGGTGGTGCGGGAGCCTCGGGAGCAGGTGGTGAAGGTGGGGACGAAGGCGATGCCGACGTCGGTGGCCGGGGCGGACGGGTTGAACTGGTCGGGGCTGGCTGCCTGCGAGTCGGGGGGCCGGGCGAACGCGACGGATCCCTCCGGGACGTACGGCGGGCTCTACCAGTTCGACACCCAGACCTGGCAGAGCCTCGGCGGGAGGGGGCGGCCCCAGGACGCGCCGGCCGCGGAACAGACGTTCCGCGCGAAGAAGCTGTATGCGCAGCGGGGGGCGAGCCCTTGGCCGCACTGCGGAAGGCGGCTGCACGACTGA
- a CDS encoding 4-(cytidine 5'-diphospho)-2-C-methyl-D-erythritol kinase, whose amino-acid sequence MSVTVRVPAKVNVQLAVGAARPDGFHDLANVFLAVGLYDEVTATPAGELTVTCEGPGAGQVPLDRTNLAARAAIALAARHGIEPDVHLHIAKDIPVAGGMAGGSADAAGALLACDALWGTDASREELLDICAELGSDVPFSLVGGAALGTGRGEQLRVLDVGGEFHWVFAVADGGLSTPAVYREFDRLNAHTDVPEPVASQRLLDALAKGDVDGLASLLPDSNGLQPAALSLFPELTDTLAAGRAAGALAALVSGSGPTTAFLTGDAESAHTVAEGLLASGTCRAARVAASPAPGATVVS is encoded by the coding sequence GTGAGCGTCACCGTCCGCGTCCCCGCCAAGGTCAACGTCCAGCTCGCGGTCGGCGCCGCCCGCCCCGACGGCTTCCACGACCTGGCCAACGTCTTCCTCGCCGTGGGCCTGTACGACGAGGTCACCGCGACCCCGGCCGGGGAACTGACCGTCACCTGCGAGGGGCCGGGTGCGGGTCAGGTGCCCCTGGACCGGACGAACCTCGCCGCCCGGGCCGCGATCGCGCTGGCCGCGCGGCACGGGATCGAACCGGACGTCCATCTCCACATCGCCAAGGACATCCCCGTCGCCGGCGGCATGGCCGGCGGCAGCGCGGACGCGGCCGGCGCCCTGCTCGCCTGCGACGCGCTCTGGGGCACGGACGCCTCCCGCGAGGAACTCCTCGACATCTGCGCCGAGTTGGGCAGTGATGTGCCGTTCAGCCTGGTGGGCGGGGCCGCCCTCGGCACGGGACGGGGCGAGCAGCTCCGCGTGCTCGATGTCGGCGGGGAGTTCCACTGGGTCTTCGCCGTCGCCGACGGCGGGCTCTCCACGCCCGCGGTCTACCGGGAGTTCGACCGGCTCAACGCGCACACCGACGTGCCCGAGCCCGTCGCCTCCCAGCGACTCCTCGACGCCCTCGCCAAGGGGGACGTGGACGGCCTCGCGAGCCTCCTCCCGGACTCCAACGGGCTTCAGCCCGCCGCCCTCTCCCTGTTCCCCGAGCTCACCGACACCCTCGCCGCGGGCCGCGCCGCGGGTGCGCTCGCCGCGCTCGTCTCCGGGTCGGGGCCGACCACGGCCTTCCTGACCGGGGACGCGGAGTCGGCGCACACGGTCGCCGAGGGACTCCTCGCCTCCGGGACCTGCCGGGCGGCCCGCGTGGCCGCCTCACCCGCGCCGGGGGCGACCGTCGTCTCGTGA